The following proteins come from a genomic window of Corynebacterium crudilactis:
- a CDS encoding S1 family peptidase — MSPASFTTKALSVLTAFALASSALVAAAPAQALANARNATGSSATSDAMVRLQIGQTACSATMITSSWALTARHCIPESGNAGAAVGSSTLSPLQPVAQAIIHPTADLALVQLPNQINASTVDLYGAHVQPGERGQASGWGGYSALGQQVVQAADVQVQRRVTNVPSPDRGAVMLEGTVANGRLMPGDSGGPLYINGQLAGVLSMSTADEHNASQAGTVGWYIPVAEHADWIARHTGKPIPPIVSAPAPLVDATAHPTFIPAPQLHAPTSSDNVWAVSSF; from the coding sequence ATGTCTCCTGCGTCATTTACCACCAAAGCTTTGTCCGTGCTCACTGCTTTTGCTCTTGCCTCTTCTGCGTTAGTGGCAGCAGCACCAGCACAGGCTTTGGCGAACGCACGCAACGCCACTGGATCTAGCGCAACCTCTGATGCCATGGTGCGACTTCAGATTGGGCAGACTGCATGTTCAGCAACCATGATCACTTCATCGTGGGCGCTCACTGCACGCCACTGCATCCCAGAATCTGGCAATGCGGGTGCCGCTGTTGGTTCCAGCACATTGAGCCCATTACAGCCAGTGGCTCAGGCCATCATTCACCCCACTGCAGACTTAGCTCTTGTTCAGCTACCAAACCAAATAAATGCCAGCACCGTCGATCTCTACGGCGCTCATGTACAACCTGGTGAAAGAGGTCAGGCTTCAGGTTGGGGCGGATACTCTGCGCTCGGACAGCAGGTTGTACAAGCTGCAGATGTCCAGGTCCAGCGTCGCGTAACTAATGTTCCAAGCCCAGACCGTGGTGCTGTCATGCTGGAAGGAACCGTTGCCAATGGACGCCTCATGCCTGGTGATTCCGGTGGGCCTTTGTATATCAATGGGCAGCTAGCCGGCGTTTTGAGCATGTCTACAGCTGATGAGCACAACGCTTCCCAAGCTGGAACTGTTGGTTGGTATATTCCAGTTGCAGAACACGCTGATTGGATTGCGCGCCACACCGGCAAGCCAATCCCGCCAATAGTTAGCGCCCCAGCACCACTTGTTGATGCCACTGCGCACCCTACGTTCATTCCAGCTCCGCAGCTGCACGCACCAACATCTTCTGACAATGTGTGGGCTGTAAGCAGCTTCTAA
- the arsC gene encoding arsenate reductase (glutaredoxin) (This arsenate reductase requires both glutathione and glutaredoxin to convert arsenate to arsenite, after which the efflux transporter formed by ArsA and ArsB can extrude the arsenite from the cell, providing resistance.), whose product MTVTLFHNPRCSTSRNTLTYLREKGIEPEVIQYLKDTPTAEELRELFTTLGIPVHDGIRTREAEYKELGLSAEMPEPELIDAILAHPKLLQRPIVVTAKGARIARPTIDVVDSIL is encoded by the coding sequence ATGACCGTCACTTTATTCCATAATCCGCGTTGTTCCACCTCCAGAAATACCCTCACTTATCTCCGCGAAAAGGGCATTGAGCCGGAAGTTATTCAGTATTTGAAAGACACCCCCACTGCGGAAGAACTCCGAGAATTATTCACTACGCTTGGCATCCCCGTCCATGACGGCATCAGAACACGCGAGGCCGAGTATAAGGAACTAGGTCTTTCCGCCGAAATGCCAGAGCCTGAGCTTATCGACGCCATCCTCGCCCATCCCAAGCTTCTTCAGCGTCCCATTGTGGTGACGGCCAAAGGAGCGCGCATTGCGCGCCCAACAATCGATGTGGTTGACAGCATTTTATAG
- a CDS encoding 2-dehydropantoate 2-reductase, with protein sequence MKIAIVGVGAVGGYFGALLQESGADVTLVARGRTLESLKSKGIRVKDANGERIVFVPAVAHVQDLQDVDVVMIATKALSGAVDPREMLRGLPEKAVVAITQNSVESAGIVAEILGQDRVWPGVIRGFFVHDGPAQVSYHGGPLSYTFGDTGELSQSFAQTLERAGIDGVLHPDILVDVWEKAMFVETFGGLGAFVEKQLGVLRTHFRASLEALMEEVAAVARATGVDLPRDSVERTIAFADRMPAESTSSMQRDIAAGIDSELEAQTGAIVRAARKAGVETPLHDLIYAGLRLKEED encoded by the coding sequence ATGAAAATAGCTATCGTTGGTGTTGGTGCAGTGGGCGGGTATTTCGGGGCATTGCTTCAGGAATCTGGAGCTGATGTCACACTTGTCGCACGAGGTAGAACATTAGAATCTTTGAAGTCTAAAGGCATACGGGTTAAAGACGCCAATGGGGAACGCATTGTTTTTGTTCCTGCAGTTGCTCACGTGCAAGATCTGCAGGACGTGGATGTGGTGATGATTGCGACGAAAGCGCTGTCTGGGGCTGTAGATCCGCGTGAAATGTTGCGTGGCCTACCTGAAAAAGCTGTTGTTGCAATAACTCAAAACTCGGTTGAATCGGCGGGTATTGTGGCGGAAATCTTAGGGCAGGATCGAGTGTGGCCTGGGGTCATTCGAGGATTTTTTGTTCACGATGGCCCCGCGCAGGTGTCTTATCATGGTGGGCCGCTGTCTTATACGTTTGGTGATACCGGAGAGCTGTCACAGAGTTTTGCACAAACACTTGAACGCGCTGGCATTGATGGTGTTTTGCATCCCGATATTTTGGTCGATGTCTGGGAGAAAGCTATGTTCGTGGAAACATTCGGCGGGTTGGGGGCTTTCGTCGAAAAGCAATTAGGTGTCTTACGCACGCATTTTAGGGCTTCCCTGGAAGCTTTGATGGAAGAAGTCGCAGCGGTGGCTCGTGCCACTGGTGTTGATTTGCCTAGAGATTCGGTTGAACGGACGATAGCTTTTGCAGATCGGATGCCGGCGGAATCAACTAGTTCCATGCAGCGCGATATTGCGGCGGGCATAGACAGTGAACTCGAGGCACAGACCGGTGCAATTGTGCGTGCTGCACGTAAAGCGGGAGTGGAAACCCCACTTCATGATCTCATCTATGCAGGTCTACGACTGAAAGAAGAGGATTAG
- the typA gene encoding translational GTPase TypA gives MTHPEFRNVAIVAHVDHGKTTLVNAMLEQSGVFSDHGEVADRVMDSGDLEREKGITILAKNTAIRRKGAGKGGNDLIINVIDTPGHADFGGEVERALSMVDGVVLLVDASEGPLPQTRFVLGKALAAKMPVIIAVNKTDRADARIAEVVEEAQDLLLELASALDDEEAAQAAEQLLDLPVLYTSGREGKASTENPGNGNVPDSEDLMPLFDTLYDVLPEPNADVDGPLQAHVTNLDSSSFLGRIGLVRVHAGTLRKGQQVAWIHYDEDGNEHTKTVKIAELLATVGVARVPATEVVAGDIAAISGIEDVMIGDTLADPANPVALPRITVDEPALSMTIGVNTSPMAGRGGGDKLTARVVKARLEHELIGNVSLKVNPTERPDTWEVQGRGEMALSILVETMRREGFELTVGKPQVVTQTIDGKLHEPYEIIVIDVPSEYQGNVTQLLATRKGLMQAMATTPGSDWIRMEFRIPARGLIGFRTQFMTETRGTGIANSYSDGLDAWAGEIKGRAHGSLVADRSGKITAFALTQLADRGTFFVEPGTETYEGVVVGLNNREEDMDINPTKEKKLTNMRAASADTTVTLAKAQSLSLDEALEFCGVDECVEVTPDVLRIRKLILNATDRGRARSRAKSLNK, from the coding sequence GTGACCCACCCAGAGTTTCGTAACGTAGCGATTGTCGCGCACGTTGACCACGGTAAGACCACACTTGTTAATGCCATGCTTGAACAGTCTGGTGTATTCAGTGACCACGGTGAAGTAGCCGACCGTGTGATGGACTCCGGTGACCTGGAAAGGGAAAAGGGCATCACCATCCTGGCTAAGAACACCGCTATCCGCCGTAAGGGCGCTGGCAAGGGCGGCAATGACTTGATCATCAACGTCATTGATACCCCAGGCCACGCTGACTTCGGTGGCGAAGTTGAGCGCGCTCTTTCCATGGTTGACGGCGTTGTTCTTCTCGTTGACGCATCTGAAGGACCACTGCCTCAGACCCGTTTCGTTCTTGGCAAAGCACTCGCTGCCAAGATGCCAGTCATCATTGCAGTAAACAAGACTGACCGCGCTGACGCTCGTATCGCAGAGGTCGTCGAAGAAGCTCAGGACCTGCTCCTCGAGCTCGCATCTGCACTTGATGATGAAGAGGCAGCACAGGCTGCTGAGCAGCTTCTTGATCTGCCAGTTCTGTACACCTCTGGCCGTGAAGGCAAAGCATCTACAGAGAACCCAGGTAACGGCAATGTTCCTGACTCTGAAGACCTCATGCCTTTGTTCGACACCCTCTACGATGTCCTCCCAGAGCCAAATGCTGATGTTGATGGCCCTCTGCAGGCTCACGTCACCAACCTTGATTCCTCAAGCTTCCTTGGTCGTATCGGCCTGGTTCGCGTGCACGCAGGTACCTTGCGTAAGGGTCAGCAGGTTGCATGGATCCACTATGACGAAGATGGCAATGAGCACACCAAGACTGTAAAGATTGCAGAGCTGCTAGCTACCGTTGGTGTTGCACGTGTTCCAGCAACTGAGGTTGTCGCAGGCGACATCGCTGCTATCTCCGGCATTGAAGACGTCATGATCGGCGATACCCTTGCCGATCCTGCCAACCCTGTGGCATTGCCACGTATCACCGTTGATGAGCCAGCACTGTCCATGACCATCGGTGTGAACACCTCACCAATGGCTGGCCGTGGTGGCGGAGACAAGCTGACCGCACGTGTGGTTAAGGCTCGTCTTGAGCATGAGTTGATCGGTAACGTTTCCCTCAAGGTCAACCCAACTGAGCGCCCAGATACCTGGGAAGTTCAGGGTCGTGGCGAAATGGCACTGTCCATCCTCGTTGAGACCATGCGCCGCGAAGGCTTCGAGCTGACCGTTGGTAAGCCACAGGTTGTTACCCAGACCATCGATGGCAAGCTGCACGAGCCATACGAGATCATCGTCATTGATGTTCCTTCCGAGTACCAGGGCAACGTTACCCAGCTGCTAGCAACCCGCAAGGGCCTCATGCAGGCTATGGCAACCACCCCAGGTTCTGACTGGATTCGTATGGAATTCCGTATCCCAGCTCGTGGCCTGATTGGTTTCCGTACTCAGTTCATGACTGAGACCCGCGGTACCGGTATCGCTAACTCTTACTCTGATGGCCTGGATGCATGGGCTGGCGAAATCAAGGGCCGTGCACACGGTTCTTTGGTTGCTGACCGCTCTGGCAAGATCACCGCTTTTGCGTTGACCCAGCTGGCAGACCGCGGTACCTTCTTCGTTGAGCCAGGCACCGAGACCTATGAAGGTGTCGTTGTCGGTTTGAACAACCGCGAAGAAGACATGGACATCAACCCAACCAAGGAAAAGAAGCTCACTAACATGCGTGCAGCTTCTGCGGATACCACCGTTACCCTTGCAAAGGCTCAGAGCCTCTCCCTGGATGAGGCCCTGGAGTTCTGTGGTGTTGACGAGTGCGTCGAGGTTACCCCAGACGTTTTGCGTATCCGTAAGCTGATTCTGAACGCTACTGATCGTGGTCGTGCACGTTCCCGCGCGAAGAGCCTGAACAAGTAA
- a CDS encoding ABC transporter family substrate-binding protein, whose product MRIRFGILSVVACTVSLVACQANPGPAPVEEPTQSTTVTATTTTTVEEETPKQDRETISIGIDPIRNGFNPHLLADDSPLVRDIASLVLPSAFEDNQLNYDLLDNVEQLDEHTIRYTIAQEAQWSDGTPITGSDFEYLRKSVVSAAGALNESGYAAITQIKTSGGGKTVEVIFDKPIADWHLLFQNLLPSHLITGNATFKTAFYDSIPASAGRYMVRSIDRQRGVITLSRNDRFWGENPAHVEMLQFNTVASASRAGEYLRTGQSSFMNLNPQETLVDTLSLVPDTEVRVSDTSRTLELVFNAEVLAPQQRAYLTSLIDVPLTARLAGGRSANLGVPEVMDVSVEKQEIPELRLAADPADDAGLAAARAIVDMLAAAGVKAQVVTTDLASAIDGDFDAVVAWTRNAADSVALADRFSCGVNLAKWCAEGSSEYINGVLAGDIAFDPAWEKQFNAENHLRVPLLRETRVEAKNNGILGVADGWPGGISSAASWRKNDVAE is encoded by the coding sequence GTGAGAATAAGGTTTGGAATTCTAAGCGTCGTCGCCTGCACTGTCTCCTTGGTGGCTTGTCAGGCTAATCCGGGTCCTGCACCTGTTGAGGAGCCCACTCAATCCACCACGGTAACTGCGACTACGACAACGACCGTAGAAGAAGAAACCCCGAAACAGGATCGAGAGACCATCAGTATTGGCATTGATCCGATTCGCAATGGGTTTAACCCCCATTTGTTGGCTGATGATTCGCCGTTGGTGCGTGATATTGCATCGCTAGTATTGCCCAGCGCTTTTGAAGACAATCAGTTGAATTATGATTTGCTGGATAATGTTGAGCAGCTTGATGAACATACGATTAGATACACCATCGCTCAAGAGGCTCAGTGGAGTGACGGCACGCCTATTACTGGTTCTGATTTTGAGTACTTGCGGAAATCCGTCGTGTCAGCTGCAGGTGCATTGAATGAATCTGGGTATGCGGCGATTACGCAGATCAAAACATCCGGTGGTGGAAAAACCGTTGAGGTAATTTTTGACAAGCCGATCGCTGATTGGCATCTGCTTTTCCAAAATCTCTTACCCAGCCACTTAATTACAGGTAATGCGACGTTCAAGACGGCGTTCTATGATTCAATTCCGGCTTCTGCTGGCCGTTATATGGTTCGTTCCATTGATCGCCAACGCGGGGTTATTACCTTGTCGCGCAATGATCGTTTCTGGGGTGAAAACCCAGCTCATGTGGAGATGTTGCAGTTTAATACGGTGGCATCAGCATCGCGGGCAGGGGAGTACCTGCGTACTGGTCAGAGTTCTTTTATGAACCTGAATCCGCAGGAAACTTTGGTGGATACGTTGAGTCTTGTTCCAGATACTGAGGTAAGAGTTTCTGATACTTCGCGCACGCTGGAGCTGGTATTTAACGCCGAAGTGCTGGCACCACAGCAGCGTGCGTATTTAACTTCGCTTATCGACGTCCCCCTCACCGCTCGGTTAGCAGGTGGACGCAGTGCAAACTTGGGTGTGCCCGAAGTGATGGATGTAAGCGTCGAGAAGCAAGAAATCCCTGAGCTGCGCCTGGCGGCGGATCCCGCCGACGATGCTGGATTGGCTGCGGCAAGGGCGATCGTCGATATGCTGGCTGCGGCAGGCGTGAAAGCTCAGGTGGTGACAACTGATTTGGCATCGGCAATCGATGGTGATTTTGATGCGGTTGTGGCGTGGACGCGAAACGCTGCGGATTCTGTGGCGCTGGCGGACCGCTTTAGCTGTGGTGTGAACTTGGCAAAATGGTGTGCGGAGGGCAGTAGTGAGTACATCAACGGCGTTTTAGCTGGTGATATCGCTTTTGATCCGGCCTGGGAGAAGCAATTTAATGCGGAGAATCATCTTCGAGTGCCGCTGTTGAGGGAAACTCGGGTAGAGGCGAAAAATAACGGTATTCTCGGGGTCGCAGATGGCTGGCCGGGAGGAATTTCAAGTGCGGCAAGTTGGAGGAAAAACGATGTTGCAGAATAA
- the mshB gene encoding N-acetyl-1-D-myo-inositol-2-amino-2-deoxy-alpha-D-glucopyranoside deacetylase: MLQNNNELSGARVVAVHAHPDDEAITTGGVLADLAARGADVTVITCTLGEQGEVIGDTFAQLVNGDADQLGGFRIHELYASLEILGARGIHLGGAGCWRDSGMVGDPANEHPRAFIHSADRAVEQLTALLQELRPHVLLTYGPDGGYGHPDHIRAHEITHAAAAEVGVERILWAVSDREELEEGQRSITQLPRGWSHGELAAVDAVDLAVELSDEAYATKVESMRAHATQLWIADGSVSRTNPAAAYAVTIQADVKVWALSNLIAQPIMRREHYQLGFGAPLPADASGVLDGVEF, translated from the coding sequence ATGTTGCAGAATAACAATGAGCTATCCGGAGCTCGCGTCGTAGCAGTACATGCGCACCCTGATGATGAGGCGATCACCACCGGTGGTGTGCTGGCCGATTTGGCCGCTCGCGGAGCTGATGTCACGGTCATTACCTGTACTTTAGGTGAGCAAGGTGAGGTCATCGGTGATACCTTTGCCCAGCTTGTCAATGGTGATGCAGATCAGCTTGGTGGGTTTAGAATCCATGAACTTTATGCCTCTTTGGAAATCCTCGGCGCGCGTGGCATTCACCTCGGTGGCGCTGGTTGCTGGAGGGATTCTGGCATGGTGGGAGATCCAGCGAATGAGCATCCACGTGCTTTTATTCACTCTGCTGACCGCGCAGTAGAACAATTGACTGCTTTGCTGCAGGAGTTGCGCCCACACGTTTTGCTTACTTATGGCCCAGACGGTGGCTATGGGCATCCCGACCATATTCGCGCGCATGAAATTACTCATGCAGCAGCGGCAGAGGTTGGGGTTGAGAGGATTTTGTGGGCTGTCAGCGACCGTGAAGAGCTTGAAGAAGGCCAGCGCAGCATCACCCAGCTTCCGCGGGGCTGGAGCCACGGGGAGTTGGCAGCAGTTGATGCTGTGGACTTGGCCGTTGAACTATCCGATGAGGCTTATGCCACAAAGGTGGAATCCATGCGTGCCCATGCGACCCAATTATGGATTGCTGATGGCTCTGTATCGCGCACCAACCCAGCAGCAGCATATGCGGTGACCATTCAGGCTGATGTGAAAGTGTGGGCGCTATCGAACCTGATTGCACAGCCGATTATGCGCAGAGAGCATTACCAATTGGGCTTTGGCGCACCATTGCCCGCAGATGCTTCTGGTGTTCTTGACGGCGTGGAGTTCTGA
- a CDS encoding DUF808 domain-containing protein — MAGGLAALLDDVAAITRAAAASLDDVTAMAGKTSIKAAGVVVDDAAVTPQYVQGVKPARELPMIWRIAKGSLVNKIIIILPIALLLSTFAPWALTPILMLGGTYLCFEGAEKIWHSIHQRIKGEEHSTTPKSQESPKSEDQLVKSAITTDLILSAEIMVISLNEISDQTIWMRAGVLFIVGVGITALVYGVVGILVKMDDAGLALTQRNSSAAQKFGRGLVKAMPIVLQVISVLGVFAMLWVGGHIMVVGTEELGWTLPYHLVHDLETWAQGIGGSTLGWFGNTFGSLVFGLAWGAIITTIILTAKRIFSKKN, encoded by the coding sequence ATGGCTGGTGGATTAGCAGCACTGTTGGATGATGTTGCAGCCATTACTCGAGCGGCTGCCGCCAGTCTCGATGATGTCACTGCAATGGCTGGAAAAACCAGCATCAAAGCAGCAGGTGTAGTTGTCGATGACGCTGCAGTTACTCCGCAATACGTTCAGGGTGTTAAACCTGCCAGAGAATTACCGATGATCTGGCGCATTGCCAAGGGCTCGCTGGTAAACAAGATCATCATCATTTTGCCCATCGCCCTACTCCTTTCTACATTCGCCCCGTGGGCTCTTACCCCCATTCTCATGCTTGGTGGTACCTATTTGTGCTTTGAGGGTGCAGAGAAAATCTGGCATTCCATTCATCAAAGGATCAAAGGCGAAGAACACAGCACCACTCCAAAATCTCAGGAGAGCCCCAAGTCCGAAGATCAGTTGGTCAAAAGTGCCATTACAACTGACTTAATTTTGTCCGCAGAGATCATGGTGATTTCACTTAATGAAATTTCTGATCAAACCATATGGATGCGGGCTGGTGTGCTGTTCATCGTTGGTGTTGGCATTACCGCGCTGGTGTACGGTGTTGTGGGCATTCTGGTGAAGATGGATGATGCTGGCCTGGCATTAACTCAACGTAATTCTTCTGCTGCTCAAAAATTTGGTCGTGGACTTGTCAAAGCCATGCCTATTGTTCTTCAAGTCATTTCTGTTCTTGGCGTTTTTGCCATGTTGTGGGTCGGTGGTCACATCATGGTCGTGGGTACAGAAGAGCTCGGCTGGACTCTTCCTTATCATCTTGTTCACGATTTAGAGACCTGGGCCCAGGGCATTGGAGGTAGCACTCTAGGATGGTTTGGTAATACTTTTGGATCCCTAGT
- a CDS encoding YkvI family membrane protein, protein MIIQILRVAFAFVGIIIGAGFASGQEVMQYFVSFGVDGIWGVIVSAVIMAVMALIILQLGSYFNAGEHGEVFRRVSHPVFSKILDIGVVVTLFSTGFVMFAGAGSNLNQQWGLPLWIGSVLMVFLVIAAGMLDVDKVTTVIGAITPFIIVFLTIASIYTLMKGDFSPVEQLDAAALAVGTTLPHWAVAAVNYVGFNLMVAVSMAVVIGGSMFNPRVAGRGGLVGGVILGFLIIISALTLFAAVEEVGQDDMPMLTIINNLSPVAGQVMAVVIYGMIFNTALGMFYALGRRLTAKNPERFRLVYVITVVVGFVLSFVGFKNLVGYVYPVLGYIGLLLIAVMMVAWVRGRVRIYNESDRRMRIADLLQIGHDGALSEAEQAVLRQEIQDSNLDEEQIKAAVKK, encoded by the coding sequence ATGATTATTCAAATCCTAAGAGTGGCATTTGCCTTCGTCGGTATCATTATCGGCGCAGGTTTCGCATCAGGTCAAGAGGTGATGCAGTATTTTGTTTCCTTTGGCGTGGATGGAATATGGGGCGTTATTGTCTCTGCAGTCATCATGGCCGTGATGGCGCTGATTATTTTGCAGCTGGGTAGCTATTTCAACGCAGGAGAGCACGGCGAGGTTTTTCGCCGGGTAAGTCATCCGGTCTTTTCTAAAATTTTGGATATCGGTGTCGTGGTGACACTGTTCTCTACTGGTTTCGTGATGTTTGCTGGTGCAGGATCCAACCTGAATCAGCAGTGGGGCCTTCCATTATGGATCGGCTCAGTGTTGATGGTGTTCCTCGTAATAGCAGCTGGCATGCTCGACGTGGATAAGGTCACCACTGTTATTGGTGCAATTACCCCGTTCATCATTGTATTTCTCACTATCGCATCGATTTATACCTTGATGAAGGGTGATTTCAGCCCAGTTGAGCAACTGGATGCTGCGGCTCTAGCTGTGGGCACAACGTTGCCCCATTGGGCGGTTGCTGCAGTTAACTATGTGGGCTTTAACTTGATGGTTGCTGTCTCCATGGCAGTTGTGATCGGCGGATCTATGTTTAACCCACGAGTTGCTGGCCGAGGTGGCTTAGTCGGCGGAGTAATTCTAGGATTCCTGATCATCATCAGCGCTTTGACGCTGTTTGCTGCAGTGGAAGAAGTTGGGCAAGACGATATGCCTATGCTGACGATTATTAACAATTTGAGTCCAGTAGCAGGCCAGGTAATGGCAGTTGTTATCTATGGAATGATTTTCAATACTGCACTGGGCATGTTCTATGCTTTGGGCCGCCGATTGACCGCGAAGAACCCTGAGCGATTCCGCTTGGTTTATGTCATCACGGTAGTAGTTGGATTCGTGTTGAGCTTTGTGGGCTTCAAGAATTTGGTTGGCTATGTGTATCCAGTACTCGGTTACATTGGCCTGCTGCTTATTGCCGTCATGATGGTGGCATGGGTCCGCGGTCGAGTTCGCATTTACAACGAATCTGACCGCCGTATGCGCATTGCGGATCTGCTGCAGATCGGACACGACGGCGCATTGAGCGAAGCCGAGCAGGCAGTGTTGCGTCAAGAAATCCAAGATTCAAACTTGGATGAGGAGCAGATTAAGGCTGCTGTTAAGAAATAA
- a CDS encoding DUF3592 domain-containing protein, with amino-acid sequence MLIPLLVVLILGVVYIYTGVYFIYRDRRFKANAIEVDAEVTGFLEVEDGRFLMQYRFEWDHHDVFGVLPKSSPKPITTKGVKMPLLVNKDDSTQVRRLTARRDATLRIFLVLIGGLMVCMAVPLLFFVA; translated from the coding sequence ATGCTGATTCCCCTGTTGGTAGTCCTTATTCTGGGAGTAGTCTACATCTACACAGGAGTCTATTTCATCTACCGAGACCGACGTTTTAAAGCCAACGCCATCGAGGTTGATGCTGAAGTGACTGGTTTTCTAGAAGTAGAAGATGGTCGCTTTTTGATGCAATACAGATTTGAGTGGGATCATCATGACGTATTTGGAGTCTTGCCTAAATCCAGCCCTAAACCGATTACCACAAAAGGCGTGAAAATGCCTTTGCTCGTAAACAAGGATGATTCCACTCAGGTCAGGCGACTCACTGCCCGCAGAGATGCCACCTTGAGGATATTCCTCGTGTTAATAGGTGGCCTCATGGTGTGCATGGCTGTTCCGCTGCTCTTTTTTGTTGCTTAA
- a CDS encoding NUDIX hydrolase, producing the protein MDQKGSTLSPSSAIRIAAVVFQNENYEVLSVRKAGTSAFMLPGGKLELGELPQAAAIREVAEELHIALEPASLSHLGRFQAQAANEAGRDVDCDVFIADIQLHGIPPVYEEIVEAAYFPLDSHSPKLAPLSLQIFPQL; encoded by the coding sequence ATGGATCAGAAGGGCTCTACTTTGAGTCCGTCTAGCGCAATTCGTATCGCAGCGGTGGTTTTCCAGAATGAAAACTATGAAGTTCTTAGTGTGCGTAAAGCAGGAACCTCAGCGTTTATGCTTCCCGGTGGAAAATTAGAACTCGGAGAATTACCTCAAGCTGCAGCCATCCGAGAAGTCGCAGAAGAGCTACACATTGCGCTTGAACCTGCCTCATTGAGTCATCTTGGTAGGTTTCAAGCACAGGCAGCAAATGAAGCTGGCCGAGATGTTGATTGCGATGTTTTCATTGCAGATATACAGCTCCATGGCATTCCGCCAGTGTATGAAGAAATCGTTGAGGCAGCGTATTTCCCTCTTGACTCGCATTCCCCAAAGCTTGCACCCTTGAGCTTGCAGATTTTCCCACAGCTTTAG
- a CDS encoding DUF2218 domain-containing protein produces the protein MIVTSTARVKSDRPSRYAKQLTNHLGEKLSTTWDPEEKRGSVVLLGKGVDHEDQRFAFDGSATCDLIAGDGVLLLHIESPAELIERFEQVLGGHLVGFASREEMKIAFRRGDGSEGLYFESV, from the coding sequence ATGATCGTTACCTCTACCGCGCGCGTCAAATCTGATCGCCCCTCTCGTTACGCAAAACAGCTAACCAATCACCTGGGTGAAAAGCTAAGCACAACGTGGGATCCTGAAGAGAAACGAGGCTCTGTTGTTTTGCTGGGTAAAGGTGTTGACCATGAAGATCAGCGTTTTGCTTTTGATGGTTCGGCCACCTGTGACCTTATCGCAGGCGATGGCGTGTTGCTGCTTCATATTGAGTCCCCAGCTGAGCTGATTGAGCGCTTTGAGCAAGTTCTTGGCGGGCACCTTGTCGGTTTCGCGAGTCGGGAAGAGATGAAGATTGCTTTTCGACGCGGCGATGGATCAGAAGGGCTCTACTTTGAGTCCGTCTAG
- a CDS encoding DUF402 domain-containing protein — protein MVDLHPVKQEIFNTEESVNTDPKGFLREVDIFKVTDFGLYMARGANHPKFGYLESWLLPDLGLRANIFHFRKGVNERQDFYIDVAEIMVEDNIWTTRDLYVDLVSVCGEPVTVMDIDELAAATSAGLITADDAERAIDATLNAVEGITRHGDDPMQWLRSKGIELTWADASQVELVPAE, from the coding sequence ATGGTTGATCTACATCCTGTCAAACAAGAGATCTTCAACACTGAGGAATCCGTAAACACCGATCCTAAAGGTTTCCTCCGCGAAGTCGATATTTTTAAAGTAACCGATTTTGGCCTCTACATGGCACGCGGTGCCAACCACCCAAAGTTTGGATATTTGGAAAGCTGGCTCCTCCCCGATCTTGGCCTACGTGCCAATATTTTCCACTTCCGCAAAGGTGTCAACGAACGCCAAGATTTCTACATTGATGTCGCTGAAATCATGGTCGAAGATAATATTTGGACCACGCGAGATCTCTACGTTGATCTTGTCTCCGTATGCGGTGAGCCTGTGACCGTCATGGACATCGATGAATTGGCTGCTGCCACCTCTGCAGGTTTGATCACTGCAGATGATGCAGAACGCGCCATTGATGCAACATTGAATGCAGTCGAAGGAATCACTCGTCACGGCGATGACCCGATGCAATGGCTACGTTCCAAAGGGATCGAACTCACCTGGGCTGACGCCAGCCAAGTAGAGCTCGTCCCTGCAGAATAA